The Colletotrichum higginsianum IMI 349063 chromosome 2, whole genome shotgun sequence genome has a segment encoding these proteins:
- a CDS encoding Saccharopine dehydrogenase produces MAPQKVLMLGAGFVTRPTLDILSESGVSVTVACRTLESAKALSAGVKNANPVSLDVTDDQALDREIGNHDLVISLIPYTFHATVIKSAIRQKKHVVTTSYVSPAMLELDQAAKDAGITVMNEIGLDPGIDHLYAVKTIEEVHQEGGKITSFLSYCGGLPAPESSGNPLGYKFSWSPRGVLLALRNAASFYQDGKVVNVAGPDLMATAKPYHIYPGFATVAYPNRDSTPYKERYNIPEAQTIIRGTLRYAGFPEFVKVLVDIGFLKDDEQSYCKEPIAWKEVTRNLLGASSSDEAELIKAVTSKTTFKDNEQRDHILAGLKWVGIFSSENIIPRGNPLDTICATLEKKMQYTEGERDLVVLQHKFEVELKDGTKQTRLSTLVEYGSSDPNGYSAMAKLVGVPCAVAVQQVLDGTLSERGVLAPMSSKINNPLIKELKEKYGIACKEEIVSQ; encoded by the exons ATGGCGCCCCAGAA GGTTTTGATGCTCGGCGCTGGCTTCGTCACGAGGCCGACTCTCGACATTCTTTCGGAATCCGGAGTCTCCGTCACTGTTG CTTGCAGGACTCTTGAGTCCGCCAAGGCGCTCTCGGCCGGTGTCAAGAACGCCAACCCGGTGTCCCTCGATGTCACCGACGACCAAGCCTTGGACCGCGAGATTGGCAACCACGACCTGGTCATCAGCCTGATCCCCTACACCTTCCACGCCACCGTCATCAAGTCTGCCATCCGTCAGAAGAAGCATGTTGTCACGACTAGCTACGTCTCCCCGGCCATGCTTGAGCTCGaccaggccgccaaggacgccgGCATCACCGTCATGAACGAGATCGGTCTCG ACCCCGGTATCGACCACCTTT ACGCCGTCAAAACCATCGAGGAGGTCCACCAGGAAGGCGGAAAGATCACCTCGTTCTTGTCCTACTGCGGTGGTCTCCCGGCCCCCGAGAGCTCTGGAAACCCGTTGGGATACAAGTTCTCATG GTCCCCCCGCGGTGTCCTCCTTGCGCTGCGCAACGCTGCCAGCTTCTACCAAGATGGCAAGGTGGTCAACGTGGCTGGTCCTG ATCTGATGGCGACTGCAAAGCCCTACCACATCTACCCTG GCTTCGCCACTGTTGCGTACCCCAACAGAGACTCAACCCCTTACAAGGAGCGCTACAACATCCCCGAGGCGCAAACCATCATCAG AGGTACTCTCCGCTACGCCGGCTTCCCCGAGTTCGTcaaggtcctcgtcgacatTGGCTTCCTCAAGGATGACGAGCAGAGCTACTGCAAGGAGCCGATCGCCTGGAAGGAGGTCACTCGCAACCTTCTGGGTGCTTCGTCCTCGGACGAGGCAGAGCTCATCAAGGCCGTCACGTCCAAGACCACATTCAAGGACAACGAGCAGCGGGACCACATCCTTGCCGGCCTCAAGTGGGTTGGAATCTTCTCTTCCGAGAAC ATTATCCCCCGAGGAAACCCGCTGGACACGATCTGCGCCACcctggagaagaagatgcaGTACACTGAGGGAGAGCGTGACCTTGTCGT CTTGCAACACAAGTTCGAGGTTGAGTTGAAGGATGGCACCAAACAGACCAGACTCTCCACCCTCGTCGAGTACGGCAGCTCCGACCCGAACGGCTActcggccatggccaagCTTG TGGGTGTCCCCTGCGCCGTCGCTGTCCAGCAAGTCCTGGACGGAACCCTTTCCGAGAGGGGTGTTCTCGCTCCCATGAGCAGCAAGATCAACAACCCTCTCatcaaggagctcaaggag AAATACGGCATTGCATGCAAGGAGGAGATTGTCTCCCAGTGA
- a CDS encoding Aldo/keto reductase has translation MVHITALVSAAAAAGLAQASLPGLNAIPPLGLGTWLSDKGKVAHAVSFAVGEAGYDHIDAALIYRNEDETGKGIADSGVARKDIWVTSKLWNSDHRAEQAEAAIKKSIADLGVDYLDLYLIHWPVAFVPGDPDNKLDTETSIVDTWRTLEGFVRANLTRHIGLSNFARADVEKILDVAEIKPFAHEFETHPYLQQQGFVDWHKEKGIEVIAYSPLANTNPTYSDHIPAIYDDPFWKGVAARKGVSVFQAVLAWGVQRGTIVIPKSTKDSHIVSNRKALDIKFSDEELREIAKQDKKHRLSNPSKRWGVKLFADLDDPVKHDEKSEEL, from the exons ATGGTTCACATCACAGCGCTagtctccgccgccgccgctgcgggcCTGGCCCAAGCTTCTCTTCCCGGCCTGAATGCTATTCCGCCTCTCGGTTTGGGAACCTGGCTGTCGGACAAGGGCAAGGTGGCGCACGCCGTGTCTtttgccgtcggcgaggcgggctACGACCACATTGACGCCGCCCTCATCTACA GAAACGAGGACGAGACCGGCAAGGGCATCGCCGACTCGGGCGTCGCCCGCAAGGACATCTGGGTCACCAGCAAGCTCTGGAACTCGGACCACCgcgccgagcaggccgaggccgccatcaagaagtccatcgccgacctcggcgtcgattACCTCGACCTCTACCTCATCCACTGGcccgtcgccttcgtccCCGGCGACCCGGACAACAAGCTCGACACCGAGACCTCCATCGTCGACACCTGGCGCACgctcgagggcttcgtccGCGCCAACCTCACGCGCCACATCGGCCTGTCCAACttcgcccgcgccgacgtcgagaagatcctcgacgtcgccgagatcaAGCCCTTCGCCCACGAGTTCGAGACCCACCCGTAcctccagcagcagggcttcgtcgactggcacaaggagaagggcatcGAAGTCATCGCCTACTCGCCGCTCGCCAACACGAACCCGACGTACAGCGACCACATCCCGGCCATCTACGACGACCCCTTCTGGaagggcgtcgccgcccggaAGGGCGTCTCCGTCTTCCAGGCCGTGCTGGCGTGGGGCGTCCAGAGGGGCACCATTGTGATCCCCAAGAGCACCAAGGACTCGCACATCGTCTCGAACCGCAAGGCGCTCGACATCAAGTtctccgacgaggagctccgGGAGATCGCGAAGCAGGACAAGAAGCACAGGCTGAGCAACCCGAGCAAGAGATGGGGCGTCAAGCTGTTTGCGGACCTCGACGATCCCGTCAAGCACGACGAGAAGAGCGAGGAACTCTGA
- a CDS encoding Amino acid transporter — translation MPSSNGSEDDAAQRPLLADTHQEYGGTDGPAPPVLIPEERGAGTFTRNLGAVEAFAIVISIVIGSGVFTSPGSIDTNVPSPGAALVVWLVGGVLAWTGASTMAELGTAIPGEGGIQPFLQHIYGDVFGFLAAWTWIVAVMPATLAILSIVFVESIYSAGGVTDQAGALPHKLFSILILVVMNGANSISTKASTRLNNLFVVTKFVSIFAVVLAGVVVVILQVSDRDRDVGGRDWLNRPWFGNRKTAVPGGGEVDWNKVGAWDMLGYYSAALYGALWAYSGWDKAVYVTAELQHPARQLPLAINTAVPTIILCFIAANAAYYILLPWDVVSKTDSVAVTAISRLLGPGFGILAAVLICLVVAGSLLGNSFVAGRMTVAAANFNWFPSFFGYVGRVGFKSDDDGSPATSSDETSSAATPPKDKPDAPINALLLSTLLSALYILFGNFRALLTFNGLGEYTFFFLTVLGAVILRVREPKLRRPYKPFVLIPVVFALVSGFVVVRGAIFAPIQALILVVLWLVGLGFYWARRKYYARLTRVE, via the exons ATGCCTTCAAGCAACGGAtccgaagacgacgccgcccaaCGGCCCCTCTTGGCCGACACCCATCAGGAGTACGGCGGGACCGACGGGCCAGCCCCTCCCGTGCTCATCCCCGAGGAGCGTGGAGCGGGCACCTTCACGCGCAACcttggcgccgtcgaggcctttGCCATAgtcatcagcatcgtcatcggcagCGGTGTCTTCACCTCCCCCGGTTCCATCGACACGAACGTACCCTCGCCCGGCGCCGCTCTGGTGGTTtggctcgtcggcggtgtgTTGGCCTGGACCGGCGCGAGCACTATGGCCGAGTTAGGAACCGCTATCCCGGGCGAAG GCGGCATCCAGCCCTTCCTGCAGCACATCTACGGCGACGTCTTTGGCTTCCTCGCTGCCTGGACGTGGATCGTGGCGGTCATGCCCGCGACCCTGGCCATCTTAAGCATTGTCTTTGTAGAGAGCATCTactccgccggcggcgtcacTGACCAGGCCGGCGCCCTTCCCCACAAGCTGTTCTCCATCCTgatcctcgtcgtcatgaACGGCGCCAACTCCATCAGCACCAAGGCCAGCACGCGCCTGAACAACCTGTTCGTCGTGACCAAGTTCGTGAgcatcttcgccgtcgtgctcgccggcgtcgtcgtggtcATCCTGCAGGTCTCGGACCGTGATCGAGACGTGGGTGGCAGGGACTGGCTCAACAGGCCGTGGTTCGGCAACCGGAAGACGGCTGTgcctggtggtggtgaggttGACTGGAACAAGGTTGGCGCGTGGGATATGCTTGGCTACTACTCGGCCGCGCTCTATGGCGCCCTTTGGGCGTACTCTGGTTGGGACAAG GCCGTTTACGTGACGGCCGAGCTTCAGCATCCCGCCCGCCAGCTCCCTCTGGCCATCAACACGGCCGTTCCGACCATCATACTGTGCTTCATCGCCGCGAACGCAGCCTACTacatcctcctcccctgGGACGTCGTGTCCAAGACTGACAGCGTGGCGGTG ACCGCCATcagccgcctcctcggccccgGCTTCGGCATCCTCGCTGCCGTTCTCATTtgcctcgtcgtcgccggctcgCTACTCGGCAACTCATTCGTGGCGGGCCGCATGACCGTCGCTGCGGCGAACTTCAACTGGTTCCCAAGCTTCTTCGGCTACGTCGGCCGCGTCGGCTTCAagtcggacgacgacggctctcccgcgacctcgtccgacgagacgtcgtccgccgccaccccTCCCAAGGACAAGCCGGACGCCCCGATCAACGCGCTCCTGCTCTCAACGCTGCTCTCGGCGCTGTACATCCTCTTTGGCAACTTCCGCGCACTCCTGACCTTCAACGGCCTGGGCGAGTacaccttcttcttcctgacggtcctcggcgccgtcatcctccGCGTCCGCGAGCCGAAGCTGCGCAGGCCGTACAAGCCGTTCGTGCTGATCCCCGTCGTGTTCGCGTTGGTGAGCGGCTTCGTTGTCGTGAGGGGCGCCATCTTCGCGCCGATTCAGGCCCTCATTCTCGTTGTCCTCTggctcgtcggcctcgggtTCTACTGGGCCAGGAGAAAGTACTACGCACGCCTTACCAGAGTTGAGTGA
- a CDS encoding GATA zinc finger: MACTGTHSPVRTVTTIDVEMPILTTDLVPIGQCQSSDVECPSDTLVPLSLNQLKAGEVIQRMRGDANSLLCNIQGLLQYHTLSAVDGGHVLPSTILGNPKLLDVQRLSRGISENMGELVALSHREARETMRDLGQARVLRHPYRHDYRVADHHHRHRAARRHPATPGGDPVQLACHACNTRRTPKWRAGPAGPCTLCNVCGLLHAMRLRKQGRSRSKMASASSSFVL, encoded by the exons ATGGCTTGCACCGGTACCCATTCTCCCGTCCGAACCGTCACCAccatcgacgtcgagatgcCTATTTTGACCACCGACCTGGTCCCCATTGGCCAATGTCAATCGAGCGATGTGGAGTGTCCCTCTGACACTCTGGTTCCCCTGTCCCTGAATCAATTGAAAGCGGGCGAGGTCATCCAACGG ATGCGCGGCGATGCGAATAGCCTCCTCTGCAACATCCAGGGCCTGCTCCAGTACCACACCCTctccgccgtcgacggcggccacgtcCTCCCCAGCACCATCCTCGGCAACCCCAAGCTCCTCGACGTGCAGCGGCTGTCGCGGGGCATCTCGGAGAACAtgggcgagctcgtcgcgcTCTCGCACAGGGAGGCCAGGGAAACGATGCGCGACCTCGGACAGGCCCGCGTGCTGCGGCACCCCTACCGCCACGACTACCGTGTCGCTGatcatcaccaccgccacAGGGCCGCCCGTCGTCACCCCGCGACGCCGGGGGGCGACCCGGTCCAGCTCGCCTGCCACGCTTGCAACACACGACGTACGCCCAAGTGGCGCGccgggccggccggcccctGTACACTGTGCAACGTGTGCGGTCTGTTGCACGCCATGCGGCTGCGGAAGCAGGGCCGTTCCCGGAGCAagatggcctcggcgtcgtcgtcgttcgtCTTGTGA
- a CDS encoding Beta-xylanase → MGRITIWVISLVAWAAAVSGQGLHELAVKSGKLFFGTVTDTNLFGDAAYMAVLNRTGEFGLVVPENSQKWDATEKTQGQFRFGSPDAVLGVARANGQMMRCHALTWHSQLPQFVSAGTWTPETLTPVIEAHIANVVGHYKGACYSWDVVNEALADNGTLRDSVFSRVLGASFIPVSFRAAAAADPAAKLYYNDFSLEFGSPKTDGAIGIVRDLKAAGARIDGVGLQGHFEVGKAPSREALARVMGRFTDLGLEVALTELDVRHAALPASEDAARQQASDYAGVVGACVDTAGCVGVVVWGFSDKYSWIPATFRGAGDACLFDVDMQPKPAYAAVAAVLGNATAAAGNGSVKVGKAGVGGA, encoded by the exons ATGGGTAGAATCACGATCTGGGTCATCTCCTTGGTGGCATgggcggccgccgtctcggggCAGGGCCTCCACGAGCTGGCGGTCAAGAGCGGCAAGTTGTTCTTCGGCACGGTGACGGACACGAACCTGTTCGGCGACGCGGCGTACATGGCCGTCCTCAACAGGACGGGCGAGTTCGGGCTCGTCGTGCCCGAGAACAGCCAGAAGTGGGACgcgacggagaagacgcAGGGCCAGTTCCGGTTCGGCAGCCCGGACGCGGTGCTGGGCGTCGCGCGGGCGAACGGGCAGATGATGAGGTGCCACGCGCTCACATGGCACTCTCAGCTGCCGCAGTTCG TGTCCGCCGGCACATGGACCCCCGAGACCCTCACCCCCGTCATTGAAGCCCACATCGCAaacgtcgtcggccactACAAGGGCGCGTGCTACTCGTGGGACGTCGTcaacgaggccctcgccgacaacGGCACCCTCCGCGACAGCGTCTTCTcgcgcgtcctcggcgcgTCCTTCATCCCCGTCTCcttccgcgccgccgccgccgccgacccggCCGCGAAGCTGTACTACAACGACTTCAGCCTCGAGTTCGGGTCACCCAAgacggacggcgccatcggcatcgtGCGCGACCTgaaggcggccggcgcgcggatcgacggcgtcgggctGCAGGGCCACTTCGAGGTCGGCAAGGCGCCGTCgcgcgaggccctcgcccgGGTGATGGGCCGGTTCACGGACCTGGGGCTCGAGGTCGCGCTGACGGAGCTGGACGTCCGGCACGCGGCGCTGCCGGCGAGCGAGGACGCGGCACGGCAGCAGGCGAGCGACTACGCGGGCGTCGTAGGGGCGTGCGTGGACACGGCGGGGtgcgtcggcgtcgtggtgTGGGGGTTTTCGGACAAGTACAGCTGGATCCCGGCGACGTTCCGGGGCGCCGGGGACGCGTGCCTTTTCGACGTGGACATGCAGCCCAAGCCGGCGTatgcggccgtcgccgcggtcTTGGGTAACGCGACTGCGGCAGCGGGCAACGGTAGTGTGAAGGTTGGGAAGGCCGGGGTTGGAGGCGCGTAA
- a CDS encoding Ipa protein, whose product MPFISAEPTLADFLAGAIHQDFMVTVYKHDLRADGRSFCSDVLNWWLSMPGLLADEHGQVLISHTDPVTKEQLGLCVFETAHTLDRDIMSWNSIRTILFLLMRLGNGKKEAKKRVRLLQELANICHRYYVDLQAVFRRHVQAGFAKKYHKRLADRYDEFGTPLVVLTSHPGDFSRSNPLMYCVLRLCQADTSPVDSMEYTSQIRHIFQLSPEKIPLMGSGESAALFDLAIFCGFVRDLQHYIRLPPVSTTECREFIDKTVATCESLNKIKAEFKTSDYVETICRRAKTPSRDSSVDLAADRKVVEALDEFVRAKMGFSMSKLYEKAALHCYGEAAVVKLSDIDVGIVLEFPAADSPSPAMSPTVASDVAGQLTDQAGKKRRKRKKKSKGAAASAAATAEAGKDQKDESEKEADEIRDQFEPVNSNEISDLPSHLCSDAEASDDNTILATDNDDDDENEVQIQYLREPDSSPEGSSSGLAKDDIQAARVDETIVEEEDAHDNNEPIPDAEDDEPTADPPAEPPAPPKEVIKVSAKAARVFAVLFDKSLQRGSISWTSFIAAFAEIGFAVEKKRGSAIAFIPPAGSPWHQIQFHEAHGGVTRVEGFRSRKMACRLTRNYGWDETTFEIA is encoded by the coding sequence ATGCCGTTCATCTCAGCAGAACCAACCCTCGCCGACTTCCTGGCTGGCGCCATACACCAGGATTTCATGGTCACCGTGTACAAACACGATCTGAGAGCTGATGGAAGGTCGTTCTGCAGCGATGTGCTCAACTGGTGGCTGTCCATGCCAGGACTGTTGGCCGATGAGCACGGTCAGGTACTGATCTCTCACACCGACCCAGTCACAAAGGAACAGCTCGGCCTTTGTGTCTTTGAGACGGCGCACACCCTTGACAGAGATATCATGTCCTGGAATAGCATCCGCACcattctcttccttctcatGCGGCTCGGCAacgggaagaaggaggccaagaagcgcgtccgcctcctccaaGAGTTGGCCAACATCTGCCACCGATACTACGTCGATCTGCAGGCCGTCTTCAGGCGCCACGTCCAAGCTGGATTCGCCAAAAAGTATCACAAACGGCTCGCAGACAGATACGATGAGTTCGGCACCCCACTCGTCGTGTTGACTAGCCACCCCGGAGACTTTTCCAGGAGCAATCCGCTGATGTATTGCGTCCTTCGTTTATGCCAGGCAGACACTAGCCCGGTCGATTCCATGGAATACACCAGCCAGATCCGCCACATATTCCAGTTGTCCCCAGAGAAAATCCCCTTGATGGGAAGTGGAGAATCCGCTGCTctcttcgacctcgccatcTTCTGCGGCTTCGTCCGAGACCTACAACACTACATCAGGCTACCGCCCGTTTCAACCACCGAGTGCCGAGAGTTCATCGACAAGACCGTCGCCACATGCGAGAGCCTGAACAAGATCAAAGCGGAGTTCAAGACATCCGATTACGTCGAGACAATCTGCCGGAGGGCCAAGACCCCCTCGCGGGATTCCAGCGTCGATCTAGCCGCTGACcgcaaggtcgtcgaggcgctgGACGAGTTCGTCAGAGCAAAGATGGGGTTCTCGATGTCGAAGCTCTACGAGAAGGCCGCTCTCCATTGCTATGGCGAGGCCGCAGTTGTCAAACTCTCCGATatcgacgtcggcatcgtACTCGAATTCCCTGCTGCCGACTCCCCCAGTCCCGCCATGTCTCCCACCGTCGCCTCCGACGTGGCTGGCCAGCTGACGGACCAAGCTGGCAAGAAGAGgcggaagagaaagaagaagagcaagggcgccgcggcgtcaGCTGCTGCTACAGCCGAGGCAGGCAAAGACCAAAAAGACGAGAGTGAGAAGGAGGCGGATGAGATAAGAGACCAATTTGAACCCGTCAATTCGAATGAAATTTCAGATCTCCCGTCCCACCTCTGCTCCGATGCTGAAGCATCAGATGATAATACCATCTTGGCTAcggacaacgacgacgacgacgaaaacGAAGTCCAGATTCAGTACCTTCGCGAGCCGGACTCTTCTCCCGAAGGCTCCTCGTCCGGATTGGCAAAAGACGACATCCAAGCCGCCAGGGTCGACGAAACAattgtcgaggaggaggacgcgcACGATAACAACGAGCCCATCCCAGacgcggaagacgacgagccAACCGCCGACCCGCCCGCCGAGCcccccgcgccgccgaagGAAGTGATCAAGGTCAGTGCCAAGGCGGCGCgcgtcttcgccgtcctcTTCGACAAGAGCCTCCAGCGCGGCTCCATCAGCTGGACGAGCttcatcgccgccttcgccgagatcggcttcgccgtcgagaagaagcggGGCTCGGCCATCGCCTTCATCCCGCCCGCCGGCAGCCCGTGGCACCAAATCCAGTTCCACGAGGCCCACGGCGGCGTGACGCGGGTCGAGGGCTTCCGGTCCCGCAAGATGGCATGCCGCCTGACCAGAAACTACGGCTGGGACGAGACGACTTTTGAGATTGCTTGA
- a CDS encoding Protein kinase has product MVSESRGRKGAATRIKATDVPTIEPFAIRFQSSYFNPANNKHQLNPESSTLPANMKFTAAISFLFAAAVSAQTCSGSELQVCVGNRIKFCNLAKNNVFDLFQTSRQQPKAVILFRHCAQTSFQWHLFFNCTGFPLVSDSTPLEEEEHLDEFKAGQYYPAIIGDVYDEKYQVLGKLDFGEHRDHIYVASKSYTVDGGNLEEFQTYEALGKGNRSHPGYPHNPMWDSWKDVVRWNPAGLFNAELLKAGIAKLFLALNYLHSEDIKAENIMLELMDVTVLEAFARSELEDPSPRKFVDGAPIYKSRQFGHPKKFGDVVLGDFGAAVRGDRKRNHDAQPNVYRSPEVMLKTEWSYPIDVWNVGVMARP; this is encoded by the exons ATGGTGAGCGAGTCAAGAGGTCGAAAAGGGGCCGCTACCCGGATAAAAGCAACGGATGTGCCTACCATTGAACCTTTCGCTATCCGATTCCAGTCTTCATACTTCAACCCGGCAAACAACAAACATCAACTCAACCCCGAATCATCAACGCTACCCGCAAACATGAAGTTCACCGCCGCCATTTCTttcctcttcgccgccgccgtgtctGCCCAGACctgcagcggcagcgagCTACAGGTCTGCGTCGGCAACCGGATCAAGTTCTGCAACCTTGCCAAGAACAACGTCTTTGAT CTCTTCCAAACTTCACGCCAGCAACCCAAGGCCGTCATTCTTTTCCGTCACTGCGCGCAAACCTCTTTTCAATGGCATCTTTTCTTCAACTG CACTGGCTTCCCGCTCGTCAGTGACTCGACCCccttggaggaggaggagcatCTCGACGAGTTCAAAGCCGGACAGTACTATCCCGCCATCATCGGAGACGTATACGACGAAAAGTACCAGGTCCTGGGAAAGTTGGACTTCGG CGAACACAGGGACCACATCTATGTAGCTTCGAAGAGCTACACGGTTGATGGTGGCAACTTGGAAGAGTTCCAAACATACGAGGCTCTGGGCAAAGGAAACCGCTCCCACCCTGGATATCCCCAT AATCCAATGTGGGATAGCTGGAAGGACGTCGTGCGTTGGAACCCAGCCGGCCTCTTCAATGCAGAACTCTTGAAAGCAGGCATCGCCAAGCTGTTCTTGGCCCTCAATTATCTTCACTCTGAAG ATATCAAAGCAGAGAACATCATGTTGGAGTTGATGGACGTGACAGTCTTAGAAGCGTTCGCACGGTCCGAGCTGGAAGACCCTTCCCCTAGGAAGTTCGTGGACGGAGCTCCGATCTACAAGTCTCGGCAGTTTGGCCATCCCAAGAAATttggcgacgtcgtcctggGCGATTTCGGTGCGGCGGTTCGGGGCGACCGGAAGCGAAACCACGACGCGCAACCAAACGTGTACAGGTCTCCCGAAGTGATGCTCAAAACGGAATGGAGCTACCCTATCGACGTATGGAACGTCGGTGTCATGGCAAGGCCCTGA